The following coding sequences are from one Microtus pennsylvanicus isolate mMicPen1 chromosome 1, mMicPen1.hap1, whole genome shotgun sequence window:
- the Gtf3c6 gene encoding general transcription factor 3C polypeptide 6 isoform X1: MASPSVRALAAAMDPSWEDEDEEEEEEIEEAEQFVLVELSGIIDSDFLSKCENKCKILGIDTERPILQVDSYVFAGEYEDTLGTCVIFEEGVERVEPEGTDKTVLKYKCHTMKKLSMTRTLLTEKKEGEENIDGVEWLQMKDNDFSYRPNMICSFLHENEDEAVVPAPDKPVELEDEEIQMESSAEQTQEQETGQHSEAEDPGSPGDTPAEMESSVFMGIQDGNVSQS; encoded by the exons ATGGCGTCTCCGAGCGTGCGAGCTTTGGCGGCTGCGATGGATCCGAGTTGGGAGGacgaagatgaggaggaggaagaggagatagaGGAGGCT GAGCAATTTGTTCTGGTAGAGTTGTCAGGAATTATTGACTCAGACTTTCTCTccaaatgtgaaaataaatgcaAGATTTTG GGAATTGACACTGAGAGGCCCATCCTGCAAGTAGACAGCTATGTGTTTGCTGGGGAATACGAAG ATACTCTTGGGACCTGTGTTATATTTGAAGAAGGTGTTGAACGTG TGGAGCCGGAAGGGACCGACAAAACAGTGCTCAAGTACAAATGCCACACAATGAAGAAGCTCAGCATGACAAGGACGCTGCtgacagaaaagaaggaaggagaagaaaacatag ATGGCGTAGAGTGGCTGCAGATGAAGGATAACGATTTCTCCTATAGACCCAACATGATCTGCAGCTTTCTGCATGAAAATGAAGATGAGGCTGTAGTGCCGGCCCCTGACAAACCTGTGGAGTTGGAAGACGAAGAGATTCAGATGGAAAGCAGCGCAGAGCAGACCCAGGAGCAGGAGACAGggcagcactcagaagcagaggaccctggctctcctggagacACCCCTGCCGAGATGGAAAGCTCTGTCTTCATGGGAATTCAAGATGGAAATGTTTCTCAGtcatga
- the Gtf3c6 gene encoding general transcription factor 3C polypeptide 6 isoform X2 → MASPSVRALAAAMDPSWEDEDEEEEEEIEEAEQFVLVELSGIIDSDFLSKCENKCKILGIDTERPILQVDSYVFAGEYEDTLGTCVIFEEGVERDGVEWLQMKDNDFSYRPNMICSFLHENEDEAVVPAPDKPVELEDEEIQMESSAEQTQEQETGQHSEAEDPGSPGDTPAEMESSVFMGIQDGNVSQS, encoded by the exons ATGGCGTCTCCGAGCGTGCGAGCTTTGGCGGCTGCGATGGATCCGAGTTGGGAGGacgaagatgaggaggaggaagaggagatagaGGAGGCT GAGCAATTTGTTCTGGTAGAGTTGTCAGGAATTATTGACTCAGACTTTCTCTccaaatgtgaaaataaatgcaAGATTTTG GGAATTGACACTGAGAGGCCCATCCTGCAAGTAGACAGCTATGTGTTTGCTGGGGAATACGAAG ATACTCTTGGGACCTGTGTTATATTTGAAGAAGGTGTTGAACGTG ATGGCGTAGAGTGGCTGCAGATGAAGGATAACGATTTCTCCTATAGACCCAACATGATCTGCAGCTTTCTGCATGAAAATGAAGATGAGGCTGTAGTGCCGGCCCCTGACAAACCTGTGGAGTTGGAAGACGAAGAGATTCAGATGGAAAGCAGCGCAGAGCAGACCCAGGAGCAGGAGACAGggcagcactcagaagcagaggaccctggctctcctggagacACCCCTGCCGAGATGGAAAGCTCTGTCTTCATGGGAATTCAAGATGGAAATGTTTCTCAGtcatga